A window of the Pseudomonas furukawaii genome harbors these coding sequences:
- the metR gene encoding transcriptional regulator MetR, translated as MLELRHLKTLHALREADSLVEAAERLHLTQSALSHQFKELEERLGMPLFVRKTKPVRFTSAGLRLLQLADSVLPQLRGAERDLARLAGGTAGRLHMAIECHSCFQWLMPTIDQFRDAWPEVELDLASGFSFAPLPALARGDLDLVVTSDPIDLAGITYVPLFTYEALLAVANQHPLASRPFVTPEDLESETLITYPIERDRLDIFTRFLEPADVEPAQVRTSELTVMMMQLVASGRGVCALPNWALHEYSSRGYVTARRLGEKGLYCTLHAAIRADMLDAPFMRDFLLTAKDTSFATLEGVSAAR; from the coding sequence GTGCTCGAGCTGCGCCATCTCAAGACCCTGCACGCCCTGCGCGAAGCCGACAGCCTGGTGGAAGCCGCCGAGCGCCTGCACCTGACCCAGTCGGCCCTCTCCCACCAGTTCAAGGAGCTGGAGGAACGCCTCGGCATGCCGCTGTTCGTGCGCAAGACCAAGCCGGTGCGTTTCACCAGTGCCGGCCTGCGCCTCCTGCAACTGGCCGACAGCGTCCTGCCCCAGTTGCGCGGCGCCGAGCGTGACCTGGCGCGGCTCGCCGGCGGCACCGCCGGCCGCCTGCACATGGCCATCGAGTGCCACAGCTGCTTCCAGTGGCTGATGCCCACCATCGACCAGTTCCGCGATGCCTGGCCGGAAGTGGAACTGGACCTGGCCTCAGGCTTTTCCTTCGCCCCCTTGCCGGCCCTGGCCCGGGGTGACCTGGACCTGGTGGTGACCTCCGACCCGATCGACCTGGCCGGCATCACCTACGTACCGCTGTTCACCTACGAAGCCCTGCTGGCCGTGGCCAACCAGCACCCTCTGGCCAGCCGCCCCTTCGTGACGCCGGAAGACCTGGAATCGGAAACCCTGATCACCTACCCGATCGAGCGGGATCGCCTGGACATCTTCACCCGTTTCCTCGAACCGGCGGATGTGGAGCCGGCCCAGGTCCGCACTTCGGAGCTCACGGTGATGATGATGCAGCTGGTGGCCAGTGGCCGGGGCGTGTGCGCCCTGCCCAACTGGGCGCTGCACGAATACAGTTCCCGGGGTTATGTCACGGCCCGGCGCCTGGGCGAGAAAGGGCTGTACTGCACCCTCCATGCCGCCATCCGTGCGGACATGCTGGATGCGCCCTTCATGCGCGATTTCCTGCTGACCGCCAAGGACACCTCCTTCGCCACCCTGGAGGGTGTCAGCGCCGCACGCTGA
- a CDS encoding efflux RND transporter periplasmic adaptor subunit, protein MPMKPAFAALVSAIALATLSLAGCQEASAPPPAQTPKVGVVTLQPQAFTLTTELPGRTSAYRIAEVRPQVDGIIQKRLFTEGSEVKAGQQLYQIDPSVYSATFKSAEASLASAQSLASRYKTLVVDQAVSKQAYDEARAASLQAEAALEKARIDLRYTKVLAPISGRVGRSAVTEGALVSNGQANALATIQQLDPIYVDVTQSTTDLLRLRKEMADGQLEKSGDKSAKVTLILEDGSEYSQKGSLEFSEVSVDEGTGSVTLRAVFPNPDHTLLPGMFVHARLNSAVKQEAILAPQQGITRDLKGQATALVVNAENKVELRQLKAQRTVGDRWLVSEGLNPGDRLITEGLQFVRPGAEVEASPATNVANPQASGDGLAKSH, encoded by the coding sequence ATGCCCATGAAGCCAGCCTTTGCCGCCTTGGTTTCCGCCATCGCCCTGGCCACGCTCAGCCTCGCCGGTTGCCAGGAAGCCTCGGCTCCCCCGCCCGCCCAGACCCCCAAGGTCGGCGTCGTCACCCTGCAACCGCAGGCGTTCACCCTGACCACCGAACTCCCGGGCCGCACCAGCGCCTACCGCATCGCCGAGGTCCGCCCGCAGGTGGACGGGATCATCCAGAAACGCCTGTTCACCGAGGGCAGCGAGGTGAAGGCGGGCCAGCAGCTGTACCAGATCGACCCGTCGGTCTACTCCGCCACATTCAAGAGCGCCGAGGCCAGCCTCGCCTCCGCCCAGTCCCTGGCGTCCCGCTACAAGACCCTGGTGGTGGACCAGGCGGTGAGCAAGCAGGCCTATGACGAGGCCCGCGCCGCCAGCCTGCAGGCCGAAGCCGCCCTGGAGAAAGCCAGGATCGACCTGCGCTACACCAAGGTGCTGGCGCCCATCTCCGGCCGCGTCGGCCGCTCGGCGGTGACCGAGGGTGCGCTGGTCAGCAATGGCCAGGCCAACGCCCTGGCCACCATCCAGCAGCTCGATCCCATCTATGTCGACGTCACCCAGTCCACCACGGACCTGCTGCGCCTGCGCAAGGAGATGGCCGACGGCCAGCTGGAGAAGTCCGGCGACAAGAGCGCCAAGGTCACTCTGATCCTCGAGGACGGCAGCGAGTACAGCCAGAAGGGCAGCCTTGAGTTCTCCGAGGTCTCGGTGGACGAAGGCACCGGCTCGGTGACCCTGCGCGCGGTGTTCCCCAACCCCGACCACACCCTGCTGCCCGGCATGTTCGTCCACGCCCGGCTCAACTCGGCGGTGAAGCAGGAGGCCATCCTCGCGCCGCAACAGGGCATCACCCGCGACCTCAAGGGCCAGGCCACCGCCCTGGTGGTGAATGCCGAGAACAAGGTGGAACTGCGCCAGCTCAAGGCCCAACGCACCGTCGGCGACCGCTGGCTGGTGAGCGAAGGCCTGAACCCGGGGGATCGCCTGATCACCGAGGGCCTGCAGTTCGTCCGCCCGGGCGCCGAGGTGGAAGCCTCCCCGGCCACCAACGTGGCCAACCCGCAAGCGTCCGGCGACGGCCTGGCCAAGAGCCACTAA
- a CDS encoding alpha/beta fold hydrolase, with protein MRVLILLAALLCGVPSFAFATTRCDVTVPTETVALGEVRLAYQSVGRDRDPALLLVMGLGGQLIHWPDEVVRRLCQSGFRVIRFDNRDVGLSAWVGAAPSVNLSYEVVRYRLGLPVAAPYGLRDMAGDALHLLDALGIGEAHVLGASMGGMIAQHLADMAPERVLSLTLVMTSSGAQGLPAPSPALLELLARREAPSREVAIAQQADLLGALGSPEVADDRDQLLEQAARAYDRSFDPEGVQRQMLAILAEPSRVDLLNRLRVPTLVVHGTADPLLPVMHGVHVAAHIKGSELRLIPGLAHRFQEAFKEPLLAAVLPHLLAHRAEGHVAQL; from the coding sequence ATGCGTGTGCTGATCCTGCTCGCCGCGCTTCTTTGCGGCGTGCCTTCCTTTGCTTTCGCCACCACCCGCTGCGACGTCACCGTGCCCACGGAAACGGTCGCACTGGGTGAGGTGCGCCTGGCCTACCAGAGCGTGGGCCGGGATCGGGATCCGGCTCTGCTGCTGGTCATGGGGCTGGGCGGGCAACTGATCCACTGGCCCGACGAGGTGGTGCGGCGTCTCTGCCAGAGCGGCTTCCGGGTGATCCGCTTCGACAATCGCGATGTCGGCCTGTCCGCCTGGGTCGGGGCCGCGCCTTCGGTGAACCTGTCTTATGAGGTGGTGCGCTACCGCCTCGGACTGCCGGTGGCGGCGCCCTACGGCCTGCGGGACATGGCCGGGGATGCGTTGCACCTGCTGGATGCCCTGGGGATAGGCGAGGCCCATGTGCTGGGGGCCAGCATGGGCGGGATGATCGCCCAGCACCTGGCGGACATGGCCCCTGAGCGGGTATTGAGCCTGACCCTGGTGATGACCAGTTCCGGTGCCCAGGGGCTGCCGGCGCCCAGCCCCGCGCTGCTGGAACTGCTGGCGCGCCGCGAGGCACCGAGCCGCGAGGTGGCCATTGCGCAGCAGGCGGACCTGCTGGGCGCTCTGGGCAGCCCCGAAGTGGCCGATGATCGGGACCAACTGCTGGAGCAGGCGGCGCGTGCCTACGACCGGTCCTTCGACCCCGAGGGGGTGCAGCGGCAGATGCTGGCGATCCTCGCCGAGCCCAGCCGTGTCGACCTGCTCAACCGCCTGCGCGTGCCGACGCTGGTGGTCCACGGCACTGCCGATCCCTTGCTGCCGGTGATGCATGGTGTGCACGTGGCCGCCCATATCAAGGGCTCGGAGCTGCGGCTGATCCCCGGCCTGGCCCATCGCTTCCAGGAGGCCTTCAAGGAGCCGCTATTGGCGGCGGTGCTGCCCCATCTGCTGGCCCATCGCGCGGAGGGGCATGTGGCGCAGCTTTAG
- a CDS encoding TolC family outer membrane protein, which produces MSPRKALAGLLGIVALPVSAMDLAEAWNVYQIQGPTYLASVHERQAGQEYKELGKAGLLPSINATAYWKRVDGTSEQENLLGRSVESDLDYDSRGAVVELRQPLFNKQRMAEYRQGNQRTLFSDAVFDAKTQESAVSLASRYFAVLLALETIELAKVKLKNLEEQVQSAKRRFDLGDGTVIDVDQASARRDLARAELIEAEDNLLVARRLLQELLGVVPEQMSTLRTDFPTPPLEPPSLQDWLNDAKANNPAIIARRHSVDIADQEVKRASAGHWPTLDFVAAYNDTESDSVSTQDQHNKYGSVGVELRMPIFAGGATNAQVRQASANRELANDQLNSSREEVLSGTTREFRGVQSGEQRIRALEQAVISSERAQDSARKGFRAGTSTNLDILNAEEQAFIARRDLLEAKLRYLLSRLRLAASVGSLGGDDIQRANDYLGPSISMQQ; this is translated from the coding sequence ATGAGCCCCCGGAAGGCCCTCGCGGGATTACTTGGAATCGTTGCCCTGCCGGTGTCGGCCATGGACCTGGCGGAAGCCTGGAACGTCTATCAGATCCAGGGGCCGACCTACCTCGCCTCGGTGCACGAGCGCCAGGCTGGCCAGGAGTACAAGGAGCTGGGCAAGGCCGGGCTGCTGCCCAGCATCAACGCCACCGCGTACTGGAAGCGCGTGGACGGTACCAGCGAGCAGGAGAACCTCCTTGGGCGCAGCGTCGAGAGTGACCTGGATTACGACTCGCGGGGCGCGGTGGTGGAGTTGCGCCAGCCGCTGTTCAACAAGCAGCGCATGGCCGAGTACCGCCAGGGCAACCAGCGGACCCTGTTCAGCGATGCGGTGTTCGACGCCAAGACCCAGGAGTCGGCGGTGAGCCTCGCCAGCCGCTACTTCGCCGTGCTGCTGGCGCTGGAGACCATCGAGCTGGCCAAGGTGAAACTGAAGAACCTGGAGGAGCAGGTGCAGTCCGCCAAGCGCCGTTTCGACCTTGGCGACGGTACCGTGATCGACGTCGACCAGGCCTCCGCCCGGCGCGACCTGGCCCGGGCCGAACTGATCGAGGCCGAGGACAACCTGCTGGTGGCCCGCCGCCTGCTGCAGGAGTTGCTGGGCGTGGTGCCGGAGCAGATGTCCACCCTGCGCACCGACTTTCCCACGCCGCCGCTGGAGCCGCCGTCGCTCCAGGACTGGCTCAACGACGCCAAGGCGAACAACCCCGCCATCATCGCTCGCCGCCATAGCGTCGATATCGCCGACCAGGAGGTGAAGCGCGCCAGCGCTGGGCACTGGCCCACCCTGGACTTCGTCGCCGCCTACAACGACACCGAGAGTGACTCGGTCTCCACCCAGGACCAGCACAACAAGTACGGCTCGGTGGGCGTCGAACTGCGGATGCCGATCTTCGCCGGTGGCGCCACCAACGCCCAGGTGCGCCAGGCGTCGGCCAACCGCGAACTGGCCAACGACCAGCTCAACTCCAGCCGGGAGGAAGTGCTCTCCGGCACGACCCGCGAGTTTCGCGGGGTGCAGAGCGGCGAGCAGCGTATCCGGGCACTGGAGCAGGCGGTGATCTCCAGCGAGCGGGCCCAGGACTCGGCCCGCAAGGGCTTCCGGGCCGGCACCAGCACCAACCTGGATATCCTCAATGCCGAGGAACAGGCCTTCATCGCCCGGCGCGACCTGCTGGAGGCCAAACTGCGCTACCTGCTGTCGCGGTTGCGCCTTGCCGCGTCGGTGGGGTCGCTGGGGGGCGATGATATCCAGCGGGCCAACGACTACCTGGGCCCCTCGATCTCGATGCAGCAGTGA
- the glpD gene encoding glycerol-3-phosphate dehydrogenase, which yields MNHSHSPIAEVYDLAVIGGGINGAGIAADAAGRGLSVFLCEKDDLAQHTSSASSKLIHGGLRYLEHHEFRLVREALAEREVLLAKAPHIIKPMRFILPHRPHLRPAWMIRAGLFLYDHLGKRERLPASRGLRFGAGSPLQAEITQGFEYSDCWVDDARLVVLNAMAAREHGAHVHTRTRCVSARRSKGLWHIHLERSDGSLLSIRARALVNAAGPWVARVIEHDLKQRAPYGIRLIQGSHIVVPRLHDGEQAYILQNEDRRIVFVIPYLERFSLIGTTDREYHGDPADVAITPEETRYLLDVVNRHFKRQLAEDDILHSYAGVRPLCDDESADPSAVTRDYTLALAGHPGEAPLLSVFGGKLTTYRRLAESALQQLAPWFPLAGGAWTAKAPLPGGEGMETRSALVETLCASHGWLPTSLARRWASLYGSRTWRLLEGVRELVDLGEHLGAGLYAREVDYLCREEWAMSAEDILWRRTKLGLFMTPGQQARLAQYLKQQQPPHRPRADAA from the coding sequence ATGAATCACAGCCACTCCCCTATCGCTGAAGTCTATGACCTCGCCGTGATCGGCGGCGGCATCAATGGCGCCGGCATCGCCGCCGACGCGGCCGGACGCGGCCTGTCGGTGTTCCTTTGCGAAAAGGACGACCTCGCGCAACACACCTCATCCGCCAGCAGCAAACTGATCCACGGTGGCCTGCGCTACCTGGAACATCATGAATTCCGCTTGGTGCGCGAGGCCCTCGCCGAGCGCGAAGTGCTGCTGGCCAAGGCGCCGCACATCATCAAGCCCATGCGCTTCATCCTCCCCCACCGCCCGCACCTGCGCCCGGCCTGGATGATCCGCGCCGGTCTGTTCCTCTACGACCACCTGGGCAAGCGCGAGCGGCTGCCCGCGTCGCGGGGACTGCGCTTCGGCGCTGGCAGCCCCCTGCAGGCGGAAATCACCCAGGGCTTCGAATACTCCGACTGCTGGGTGGACGATGCCCGCCTGGTGGTGCTAAACGCCATGGCCGCCCGGGAGCATGGCGCCCATGTCCACACCCGCACTCGCTGCGTCAGCGCCCGCCGCAGCAAAGGGCTTTGGCACATCCACCTGGAACGCTCCGATGGCAGCCTGCTGTCCATCCGCGCCCGCGCCCTGGTCAACGCCGCAGGTCCCTGGGTCGCCCGCGTCATCGAGCACGACCTCAAGCAGCGCGCGCCCTACGGCATCCGCCTGATCCAGGGCAGCCATATCGTCGTGCCGCGCCTGCATGACGGTGAACAGGCCTACATCCTGCAGAACGAGGATCGCCGGATCGTCTTCGTCATTCCCTACCTGGAGCGCTTCAGCCTGATCGGCACCACCGACCGCGAGTACCACGGCGATCCGGCGGACGTCGCCATCACCCCCGAGGAAACCCGCTACCTGCTGGACGTGGTCAATCGCCACTTCAAGCGCCAACTGGCCGAGGACGACATCCTCCACAGCTACGCCGGCGTGCGCCCGCTCTGCGACGATGAGTCCGCCGACCCGTCCGCCGTCACCCGCGACTACACCCTGGCCCTCGCCGGACACCCGGGGGAGGCGCCGCTGCTGTCGGTCTTCGGCGGCAAGCTCACTACCTACCGCCGACTGGCCGAGTCCGCCCTGCAACAGCTGGCTCCCTGGTTTCCGTTGGCCGGCGGTGCCTGGACTGCAAAGGCGCCGCTGCCCGGCGGCGAAGGCATGGAGACCCGCAGCGCCCTGGTGGAAACCTTGTGCGCCAGCCACGGCTGGCTGCCGACGAGCCTGGCACGGCGCTGGGCCAGCCTCTATGGCAGCCGCACCTGGCGTCTGCTGGAGGGTGTGCGGGAGCTGGTGGACCTGGGCGAACACCTGGGCGCCGGCCTGTATGCCCGTGAAGTGGATTACCTGTGCCGCGAGGAATGGGCCATGAGCGCCGAGGACATCCTCTGGCGCCGCACCAAGCTGGGCCTGTTCATGACCCCCGGCCAGCAGGCGCGGCTGGCCCAGTACCTCAAACAGCAGCAGCCGCCCCATCGACCAAGGGCCGATGCGGCTTGA
- a CDS encoding type I secretion system permease/ATPase: MKTFSQPRSELSEILNRLRHTFYVVGGFSGVVNLLMLAPAIYMMQVYDRVLASSNVTTLMMLTALILGLYLLMSLLEVVRSTVLIRLGNRMDMSLNKRIFNASFERNLRRAGGNPAQALQDLSQVRQFLTGNGLFAFFDAPWTPIYLLVIFLVHPLLGIITLVGSAILFGLALLTEVVTRGPLMEANQAAMSSGAFANNNLRNTEVIEAMGMLPAIRERWFGSHQRILEKQTLASDRAAYINGVSRFVRVTMQSLILGAGALLAIKGDITAGMMIASSILSGRAMAPVEQAIGVWKQLLSARASWERLNKLLQDFPARKEAMSLPKPLGALSVEQAMTAAPGGVSTILRGINFNLAPGEALGIIGPSAAGKSTLARLLVGVWPAQGGKVRLDGADIFLWNKEELGPSIGYLPQDVELFEGTIAENISRFGELDSEAIILAAKRAGVHDMILRFDKGYDTPLAGDGSPLSGGQKQRIALARAIYGDPSLIVLDEPNANLDDLGEAALVEAILDLKKRGKTLVLISHRPSVLSTVDKVLLLRDGGVQLFGPREEVFAALRQASVMPSVGTPNLASMRAKE; encoded by the coding sequence ATGAAGACTTTCTCGCAGCCCCGATCCGAGTTGTCCGAGATCCTCAACCGCCTGCGCCACACCTTCTATGTGGTGGGTGGCTTCAGCGGGGTCGTCAACCTGCTGATGCTGGCCCCGGCCATCTACATGATGCAGGTGTACGACCGCGTGCTGGCCAGCAGCAACGTCACCACCCTGATGATGCTCACGGCGCTGATCCTCGGGCTCTACCTGCTGATGTCGCTTCTGGAGGTGGTGCGCTCCACGGTGCTGATCCGCCTGGGTAACCGCATGGACATGAGCCTGAACAAGCGCATCTTCAATGCGTCCTTCGAGCGCAACCTGCGGCGAGCCGGCGGCAACCCGGCCCAGGCCCTGCAGGACCTGTCCCAGGTGCGCCAGTTCCTGACCGGCAATGGCCTGTTCGCCTTCTTCGACGCCCCCTGGACGCCCATCTACCTGCTGGTGATCTTCCTCGTGCATCCGTTGCTGGGGATCATCACCCTGGTGGGCTCGGCGATCCTCTTCGGCCTGGCGCTGCTCACCGAGGTGGTGACCCGGGGACCGCTGATGGAGGCCAACCAGGCGGCCATGTCCTCCGGCGCCTTCGCCAACAACAACCTGCGCAACACCGAGGTGATCGAGGCCATGGGGATGCTGCCGGCGATCCGCGAGCGCTGGTTCGGCAGCCACCAGCGCATCCTCGAGAAGCAGACCCTGGCCTCGGACCGCGCAGCCTACATCAACGGTGTCAGCCGCTTCGTGCGGGTCACCATGCAGTCGCTGATCCTCGGCGCGGGCGCCCTGCTGGCGATCAAGGGCGACATCACCGCCGGCATGATGATCGCCAGCTCCATCCTCAGTGGCCGCGCCATGGCCCCGGTGGAGCAGGCCATCGGCGTCTGGAAGCAGTTGCTGTCCGCCCGGGCGTCCTGGGAACGGCTGAACAAGCTGCTGCAGGACTTCCCGGCGCGCAAGGAAGCCATGTCCCTGCCCAAGCCCCTGGGCGCCCTGTCCGTGGAGCAGGCCATGACCGCCGCCCCGGGAGGCGTCTCGACCATCCTGCGTGGCATCAACTTCAACCTGGCGCCCGGCGAAGCGCTTGGCATCATCGGCCCCTCGGCCGCCGGCAAGTCCACCCTGGCGCGCCTGCTGGTGGGCGTCTGGCCGGCGCAGGGTGGAAAGGTGCGGCTCGACGGCGCCGATATCTTCCTCTGGAACAAGGAGGAACTGGGGCCCTCCATCGGCTACCTGCCCCAGGACGTGGAGCTGTTCGAAGGCACCATCGCCGAGAACATCTCCCGCTTTGGCGAGCTGGACAGCGAGGCGATCATCCTGGCGGCCAAGCGCGCCGGGGTCCATGACATGATCCTGCGTTTCGACAAGGGCTACGACACGCCCCTGGCCGGTGACGGCAGCCCGCTCTCCGGCGGCCAGAAGCAGCGCATCGCCCTGGCCCGGGCCATCTATGGCGACCCCTCGCTGATCGTGCTGGACGAGCCCAACGCCAACCTCGACGACCTCGGCGAGGCGGCACTGGTGGAGGCCATCCTCGACCTGAAGAAACGGGGCAAGACCCTGGTCCTGATTTCCCACAGACCCAGCGTGCTCAGCACGGTGGACAAGGTGCTGCTGCTGCGCGACGGCGGCGTGCAGCTGTTCGGTCCCCGCGAGGAAGTCTTCGCGGCCCTGCGCCAGGCCAGCGTCATGCCTTCCGTGGGCACCCCCAACCTGGCGTCGATGCGGGCGAAGGAGTAA
- a CDS encoding TetR family transcriptional regulator yields MARRTKEEAEETRVQILDATERVFHEKGVSRASLAEIATAAGVSRGAIYWHFENKTDLFQAMLERIRLPLEELARASEREDEPDPLGRMHQLLVRLLKRVELDPQSRRIHEILRYKVEYTEELGDLHRRMREQSIECDQRIAKALSNAVSRGQLPAGLDCRLAAVSVHAYMEGIQTNWLLAPDGYSLADEAEILVDSLMDMLRLSPALRRHAP; encoded by the coding sequence ATGGCCAGACGTACCAAAGAAGAAGCCGAAGAGACCCGGGTGCAGATACTCGATGCCACCGAACGGGTCTTCCACGAGAAGGGGGTTTCCCGTGCCTCCCTGGCGGAGATCGCCACCGCCGCCGGCGTGAGCCGGGGCGCCATCTACTGGCATTTCGAGAACAAGACCGACTTGTTCCAGGCGATGCTGGAGCGCATCCGCCTGCCCCTGGAAGAACTGGCACGCGCCAGCGAGCGGGAGGACGAGCCCGATCCGCTGGGGCGCATGCACCAGTTGCTCGTGCGCCTTCTGAAGCGTGTGGAGCTCGACCCTCAAAGCCGGCGCATCCACGAGATCCTCCGCTACAAGGTGGAGTACACCGAGGAACTGGGGGACCTGCACCGTCGCATGCGGGAGCAGAGCATCGAGTGCGACCAGCGCATCGCCAAGGCGCTCTCCAATGCCGTCAGTCGTGGCCAGTTGCCCGCCGGCCTGGATTGTCGCCTCGCCGCCGTCAGCGTCCATGCCTATATGGAGGGGATCCAGACCAACTGGTTGCTGGCGCCCGACGGCTACTCCCTGGCGGACGAGGCGGAGATCCTGGTCGACAGCCTGATGGACATGCTGCGACTAAGTCCGGCGCTGCGCAGGCACGCTCCCTGA
- a CDS encoding HlyD family type I secretion periplasmic adaptor subunit: protein MDDRRPARWGVGLVLAGFGGFLVWALVAPLDAGVVANATVNVTNARKTVQHLTGGTVSAILVREGDKVRAGQELARLDPTQAIAEQGALSSQYIVAKTVEDRLVAERDGADTVTFTSELLERFGGDPRLMEAVALQQRLFQTRRKALLGEISILHENLNGAEEQLKGLRQVQGTRARQASLLEQELEGVRSLAAEGYIPRNRMLELERSASELNGALAQNVADIGRTRNQIAELKLRILQREQDFQKEVESQLTDIQRETTSLAERLRSVDYQVDNTVIRSPIDGIVLGLNIATVGGVIQPGAPIMDVVPDKEPLQVDAQVPVQAIDKMVPGLPVDIAFPAFNHAQTPNIPGRVLTVAADRLVDEASKQPYYLAQVEVTAEGMKLLGPNNIRAGMPATVTIKTGERSLMSYLMKPLLSRVGNAFKEQ, encoded by the coding sequence ATGGACGACCGCCGTCCTGCCCGCTGGGGCGTCGGCCTGGTGCTGGCCGGCTTCGGCGGCTTCCTCGTCTGGGCGCTGGTGGCGCCCCTGGACGCCGGGGTGGTGGCCAATGCTACGGTCAACGTGACCAATGCCCGCAAGACGGTGCAGCACCTCACCGGCGGCACCGTGTCGGCGATCCTGGTGCGTGAGGGGGACAAGGTGCGCGCCGGCCAGGAGCTGGCCCGCCTGGACCCGACCCAGGCCATCGCCGAGCAGGGGGCGCTGAGCTCCCAGTACATAGTCGCCAAGACCGTGGAGGACCGCCTGGTGGCCGAGCGCGATGGCGCCGACACCGTCACCTTCACCTCGGAACTGCTGGAGCGCTTCGGCGGTGATCCGCGCCTGATGGAGGCCGTCGCCCTGCAGCAGCGCCTGTTCCAGACCCGGCGCAAGGCACTGCTGGGCGAGATCAGCATCCTCCATGAGAACCTCAATGGCGCCGAGGAGCAGCTCAAGGGCCTGCGTCAGGTGCAGGGGACCCGCGCCCGGCAGGCCAGTCTGCTGGAACAGGAGCTGGAGGGGGTTCGCAGCCTGGCGGCCGAAGGCTACATCCCGCGCAACCGCATGCTGGAGCTGGAGCGCAGCGCGTCCGAGCTGAACGGCGCCCTGGCGCAGAACGTCGCCGACATCGGCCGGACCCGCAACCAGATCGCCGAGCTCAAGCTGCGTATTCTCCAGCGCGAGCAGGACTTCCAGAAGGAAGTGGAGTCCCAGCTCACCGATATCCAGCGGGAGACCACCTCCCTCGCCGAACGCCTGCGCTCGGTGGACTACCAGGTGGACAACACCGTGATCCGCTCCCCCATCGACGGCATCGTCCTGGGGCTGAATATCGCCACCGTGGGGGGGGTGATCCAGCCCGGCGCGCCGATCATGGACGTGGTGCCGGACAAGGAGCCTTTGCAGGTGGATGCCCAGGTGCCGGTCCAGGCCATCGACAAGATGGTGCCCGGCCTGCCGGTGGACATTGCCTTCCCGGCCTTCAACCACGCGCAGACGCCCAATATTCCCGGTCGCGTGCTGACGGTGGCCGCCGACCGCCTGGTGGACGAGGCCAGCAAGCAGCCCTACTACCTCGCCCAGGTGGAGGTGACCGCGGAGGGCATGAAATTGCTCGGTCCGAACAATATCCGTGCGGGAATGCCGGCTACAGTGACTATCAAGACCGGTGAACGCAGCCTGATGAGCTACCTGATGAAACCCCTGCTGAGCCGGGTCGGAAACGCATTCAAGGAGCAGTGA